A region of Rickettsiales bacterium DNA encodes the following proteins:
- the clpP gene encoding ATP-dependent Clp endopeptidase proteolytic subunit ClpP translates to MPQANLVPMVIEQDGRGERAFDIYSRMLRERIIFLNGPVHDGMSALHVAQLLFLESENPDKDISLYINSPGGVVTSGLAIYDTMQYIKPDVRTICLGQAASMGSLLLTAGQKGKRYCLPNARVMIHQPSGGFQGQATDMEIHVKEILSLKRRLNDMYVKHTGNKLPIIEAAMERDNFMSAEEARKFGLIDEVVEKRPSGTEEEKKKK, encoded by the coding sequence ATGCCACAGGCAAACCTTGTGCCAATGGTGATTGAACAAGATGGCAGAGGTGAGCGTGCATTTGATATTTATTCAAGAATGCTAAGGGAGAGAATTATCTTCCTAAATGGCCCTGTTCATGATGGAATGTCTGCACTTCATGTGGCACAATTACTTTTCTTGGAGTCTGAAAATCCTGATAAAGATATTTCGCTTTATATTAATTCACCGGGTGGTGTGGTTACTTCAGGCCTCGCTATTTATGATACAATGCAATATATCAAGCCTGATGTTCGCACTATTTGCTTAGGGCAAGCGGCTTCAATGGGTTCACTTTTATTAACTGCTGGTCAGAAAGGTAAAAGATATTGCTTACCAAATGCAAGAGTGATGATCCACCAACCATCTGGCGGGTTTCAAGGGCAAGCTACTGATATGGAAATCCATGTTAAAGAAATTTTAAGCCTTAAACGCCGTTTGAATGATATGTATGTTAAGCATACTGGTAACAAATTGCCAATCATAGAAGCCGCGATGGAGCGTGATAATTTTATGAGTGCAGAAGAAGCTAGAAAATTCGGCCTTATTGATGAAGTTGTTGAAAAACGCCCTTCTGGCACTGAGGAAGAAAAGAAGAAAAAGTAG